CTCGTGGGGAGACCCCCTATTCCCCGTCTGGGACCCTTTCTCCATCCCGCACCCCCGGGGCCAAGGGTGGAAGGACCCCCCGAAGGCTCCTTTTCTTTATCCAGGACGTCAGGGGGCGCCCTTTTCATCCCACACCCCTGTGAAAGCCCATCTGTATCCCGGGCCTCAGAGGGGACCCCTTTCTCCATCGCGGAGCCCGCGGCGCACTTCTCCGAACTACTGAGGGGACTCCCggagagcctcagttttcttccgGACCCCTGGGGTCTCCCCTTTCCCTCCCAAGATTTCCCTGTTCCAAGGGCCACTGGAGGGAATCTGTCCTCTTTTCCCTCCGGAATCCTCCGTGTGCTGTCCTTGCAGACGGCACGGGTTGGGGCTAGCTGGGCTGCCACCttcgggtgtgtgtgtgtgtgtgggtgtgttctTTTGGAGGGGAGCGAAGGCTCAAGGTCTGCGCAGACCCcggggaccccccccccccccccactttccAGGGGATGCAGGCGCGGGAAGGGGGAGCTGCCACTCACTTTTTGCCTTTCCTCCCTCCGCAGGGCGTGTTCGCGCAGCTGGTGGCTCAGGATGGTGAGTGTCCTGCGCTGTTTCCTACCGCCTGGGTTGGAGGGGGGGGGGGCCCTAAGGAGGAGTCCCGGGAGAGGGAGACCCCCCCAATCTGaccctttctcccctctctctgaaAGCTGTCCCCGCTCTTCTTTGAACTCTGACCCTCTCTGGATGTCCTCCTCCTCTGACCCGCGTCTGTGCCCACCTCAGACCCGGGCTCTCTCAGATCCCGCCGCGCGCCCGTCCAGAGATCCGGGGCCTTCCCGccatcctctctcacctcctccttccagAGTCCCTCCCCTAACTCCCTTCATCTCCCCTTTCTTGAGAcgctcccccccccacccccttccccctgcctTTCTCCTTTTTGGAGACCCTCGACTccatcccttcccctcccctctacTCCTCCGCTTTCTAGagaccctcctccccacccctccccctccctcttcctctcttacagacacctcttccccatcctctcttctccttcgggagtcccctcctccccccctcttcctgtcccttttcctttctcagtGTTCTCGCAGTTctctcccccccgccccctccccaaagtcccctagtTTTCCAATCCTTCCTCACGAAATTTTCCTCCTTCGTGGCAGCCTCCGGGACCCTCCCTctgacccctcccccagcctgcctccctcccctcccccgctcccccatcACCCACACCTCCGTCTCCAAACCGCCTCCTTCCTTCCATCGCTAGGAGTCCTCTgaccccctccctcagcccctcccccgtCAGACTCGCCTCCCTCCTTCTGCATGGCATCATTGCATCTTCTCTTGCTCACCTCCTTTCTGCTTTCCTGGGTCCCAGGGatctctccctctgtcccctcctctccccaccctctcttTTCCTCACAGTCCTCTCTCGAAAGCCCTTCTTCCTTTCTATCCCCTCTTTTcattccccagccccacctccccctgGGAACCTCTTTCCTCCCTCAGAGACCCCTCCCCACCTTTGCTCAGAGCCCCGTCCGCATCCCCAGGGCTGCATGCGCCCTGTCCCGCTGCCACGCTCAGTGcaccctcctttccttccacagTCAGGTTGACCAAAGGGCTCCTGCGCTGGCACAGCGACCCGGGCCTGGCAGGTGTGTCCCTGGCACCTGGCCTGAGCTACGACGAGAGCACGCAAGAGCTGGTGGTGGCCGAGGCCGGCGTCTACTATGTCTTCTTGCACCTGGAACTGCAACGCGTGGTGGCCAGCGCTGGCTCCGGCTCGGTCTCCGCTGCTCTGCGCCTGAAGCCGCCGCGCACTGGGGCCGCCGCCCTGGCCATGACCTTGGACCTGCCACCTCCCTCCTCGGGTGCCCGGGACTCGCGGGCGGTCGGTTTCCGGGGCAGTCTGTTGCATCTGGGCGCCGGCCAGCGCCTGAGCGTCCACCTGCTGAACGTCCACCTGCCCGCGGCGGCTGGGGCGCCCCCTACCTGGCAGCTTGTACAAGGCGCCACCTTCTTGGGCCTCTTCCGCGTGGCCCCCGCTGGACTCCCCTCACCGCTGCCCACGTGACACCGGGCCTGGGTACCATCCTCTGGATGGAGACTGAATCCTGTCTGCCTTTGTTGGGGCCCCTGTCGATGGGGCCCAGCTACTCTACCTCACCAGGCCGGGCAGGGACTTCCTGCTGCTCACCCCTCCTCGAGGACTCTGCAGATCACTTTATCACCCCTGCCTCATTCTTGGTATTTATTCTGAGCCTGAGCTCAGATGGTGTACTTTATATTAATCCATTCGGTTTATATTTATTGAGCGTCtgccacatgctgggcactgtgcagGGCTAGAGAAACATCAGCCCCCCCCATccttatttatgttaatatatgAGAAATAAAGACTCATTCCCAGCCCCCCTATGGGATTCACGGGCTAGCTTTTGGGGGTCTGCGTAGCTCTATGCTGTGtgagcttcattcattcatgcaacttTTACTGAGCAACTactgtgtatcaggcactgttttaggtgtTGGGGACACAGCTGTGAACAAGAGAGACAAAACCCCCAGCTTTGGCCAAGCTGACAGTCAGCTAGCTGGCTTGACACTGATTGTGTGCAACCCCTTGTGTCTGGGCCAGATGGGAGAGCATGAGATAGTGCAAAGTACtggataataaaatatttataaacctaATGACCACTCTGTATTGACTATttatttactctgtgccagacaatGTGAGTTATCTTGAGACTTCATAACTACCCTATGCCTTCGGGATTTTGTTATTTATTCTCATTTGTGATTTGCCTCTGTCGTACCTGGTTCTGGAAATCCTGCCTAATGCTGTTCTGCAGGACATTGATGGCCAATGTGCGTTCAGTGACATCACGCTGGCCACTTACAATTGGCCATGGTGAGTATTTACACCCTGGGAACCAAGTCAAGTGATTTATTGTTTCTTGATCGcctatattcaaagtgctggagAAAGGGATGTTATTATGGAGATCAGACTTAAAAGTGTGTCTTGTCTGTAGCTGTTGCCTTGTGAATAGCACATGAAAAAATTGAGGAAGTCCTCATCTAGAGTTTTCAAACCATCATCTGATTTAGCAAAGAAGTGCCTCATGTCATTGACAAGCAAGTGAATACGGACATCcatctttgttgttccatttctTCTTAGTCTTTAAGGAAAATATCAACCTACCTTCACTCGTTTGTCAGTTGCAATTAcaggtgggctctggggacaAAAGGAGGAACAATCAGAAGGCCGTCTGTGAGAATCAGTTGATTGTATGGAATTTGCAATGCAGAGTATTTCAcgttttatttttggaaattgcGTCCTACACATCacttatgccaataaatttgtccccccccccccctccaccagagagagctggttgttaaacatttaccagcacaccactgtccctctttatctccaGATGGGGCCAGTTCCCCCAGCCCCATAATTTCCCTGCCATGTGGCTCTTCTGCCCACTGGCCCATATAAACCAGCTGGACTTAGCTCCTTACAGACATAGGACAAAAGGGGCTGGGGTGGACAGAAATCTCCATGGAGCAGGGGACCTTGATGGGACTTAGGAAGGATGGGGATGAGGGAAGCAGAGGTGAGAGAGCTTGGCCTGCACTGGCGAGACAGGAGTGTATGGGATGGGAAGTGAAGATTTCGATGTGGAGGTAAATGTCATTTGCCTGACCCATCGCTACCCCTTCTCAAAGGGTTTCTTCCCTACTCCCTCTTGAGTGGGCAGAGCTGACACTGAGCTGACACCCATGAGTATGGCCATACCGGTCATTAAGTTATTAAACTAGCCCCATACTAGTTGGCAAGTGCCCGTTACTCCCCGTCCCCATTGCTGGAGGCTTCCTCTGGACCCCTAGGATGGCCCTGTGACCCAGCATCCAAAGCCTTAAAAGCCAGTGCACCTGCGGGGTTGATGGAGGCAGAGTGGTCCTGAGAACTCTTGGTCCAGGGGCCAGCGTCAAATCTGATTGGTCAGTGACTGGCTACACTGTGGTTGTTGCCTGTTTTGCATAGCATCCTTGGCACCAGGTGATGCTACTCCTCTGGTGCAGCTGATTGGACCGGGGGGACGCATGATTCAAGCTGGGCCAATCGGATCTCCTCTGCAGGAATGTGGGCAGGTCTGGCCTCAGAGACGGTATTAGTCAGGAATGGGAAGGTGTATGTGAGAGATAAGCGTGGAATGTCCCatgtgcagagagagaggagaggaggaaggcgTGCAGGAATTCACAGATGAGACCACAGAGCTCTAGGGAGACCGAGGAGCGACCTAGTTTCTGACCTGCCTCTTCCCAGTGACATGAGATACCTATGCATTAGTTTCCTATGTCTGCcctaacaaagtgccacaaactgagtggcttaaaacaacacacatttattgtctcacagttctggaggctggaagtccaagatcaaggtgtcagccaggccaTGCCCTCTGCAAAGGCTCTAGGAAAGAatcctttcctgcctcttccagcttctggtgggtGTTGGTAATTCTTGCATGCCTTGCAGCTAGCTGCTTCACTcgcatctctgcctccatcctgtCGTGTGGCcattttccctctgtgtgtctctgtctgtttctcttctcttcttcttataaggacactgatcATATCGGATGCAGGGCTCACTCAACCCCTGTATGCCTGCTTCTTAATTCaattaattatatctgcaaagaccctatttccaaataaggtcacattctgaggttccaggaaagatgtgaattttgggaggacacagtaAGGATGCTTGGGCCCCATAATGTAGGATATTACCAAGACCCAAGGTGTGCAGATGGAATTCTACAATAGTGACAATAACCACGGTTGACATTTATTCATGCTTATTGGTCCCACACACTGACTGCTTTTCAGCGACTCCATCAGGtaggtatgattccatttttagcCCCAGTTCAcaagcaaggaaactgaggcccagggaggtcagcccaagtcacacagccaataacGGGTAGAGTGACTGGCAGTGTGAATTCTACAGCTGGACTTCCTGCAACCCTGGTCACTTCCAGGCGACCTCATAGAATACACAAAAATTTGGGTTGAATTGTGTACCCCTATTTGTATGTTGAATTCCTAagccccaggacctcagaatgtgactgtatttggagatagggcctttacagagataattaaattaaaatgaggtcattagactGGGCCCTAATCCGATATGactggcatctttgtcaaaaggggaaatttggagatgGACACGCACATGCAAACACAGGAAGAACGCCACGTGAATGTGGAAATGACCATCTAAAGATCAAGGAGTCGGGCCTGTAACAGATCTTCCCTCACAGCCgtcagaaggagccaaccctaccaacactttgattttgggcttctggcctctagaactgcaaaaaaaaaaaaaaacaaaacattttctgcTGTTTGAGCTGTCCcatttgtggcactttgttatgacagccctagcagACCAATACGGAAGGTTGCAGAAGTTGATACCTTTAATATACCCTCAGcgcacagtgcctggctcttgataagcactcaataaattttgaCTATTATTAGAGGGACCCTCAAATATACAGAAATGATGTTACGAAAACACAGGGATACAACTGGGATGTTGAAAAGTTGATCGACAAAGCCAGCAATAGAGAGACAGTATGTAGTGAAAATAGGAGGGTGCGCTAAGGAgttgtaacaaaaagaaaacaatgcaaatgcGGAATTCTCAAGTAGTGACACACCAATATTCAGACGGAGTTCTACAATGACACACGGGTGTGTTACAAAGAAGCAACAGTTCACAGAAGAGGGGGTTACGATGACACAACTGTGACGTTGGGAAGACACCCTTGCCAAGATGGGGTTTACAAAGTAACAAAGGCAATTACACCAAGATGAGGTGTTGTAAAGACAAGCACAGCTTCATAATCCTGCATCCACGACTCTAAAAATCCCCAAACAGAAAAATTTGCATGACTCCATTGGAAGCCCAAATTAACCGAACCCATGTGAATGTGTTTATGGTCGTTACTTATTCCTGAGCCTGAATACTCATATAAGCAGGGATATGAATATGCTTGATTATTGAGTGCTATCCTAGAAGCTCTTGGAGGGGCTAATATACTCCTCTTGTAAATTCTGGATTCCAAAACACGTCTGGTGTCTGGAGGTTGGGATCAGGCAATGTGGACTTGTATGAGGGGTTAGCATGCGAATTAAGATCATTTATAAGACGTAGGGGTGTTATGGCGCCATGATGCGCCCACACCATCAGAGTGGGTGTACTCCTCTGGAGGGGGCGTTTCCAGTCTGAGGTTTCTCAGAGGGCATTTCCCAAGCCCTTTTGTCCAATCCTTCTGCAAAGGGTCAAGGCTGCTTCTCGTCCCTTTCTTGCTACCCACAGACTCTGGCTTGGTCTACTCAGGAAACTCCTGCTGCCCAGGATGGGGATGAGTCTGGAGCCGCTCTTAGCTCCTCCCATCCCAGCATCCCTGTAGGATGAGTCTCCAATGAGGGAGGCAGAGCGGAAGAGCCCCAAGCCTTGCACCTGCTTctcatgtgcgtgtgtgtgtgtcgaGAGCAGTACAGTGAGGAAGACATGGAGATAGGTCTGTAGAGCATAgttctttttttcagttgttcTAAGGACACTTCACATGAAACCTAccttcttaacaaaattttaaaggcacagtacagtattgttaacttgGGCACAATGTTGTGGGGCAGATCTCAAGAACTTATccatcttgtataactgaaacccTGTACCCGTTGGACAACAACTCCCAGTTTTCTCCTCCCCCAGCTTCTGGCAacaaccattctactctctgtttctatgaagttgaaattttagatacttcatataagaggaagcatgcaatatttgtccttttgtgactggcttatttcacttatcataacgccctccaggttcatccatgttgtggcatttggcagcatttctttcttttttaaggccaaataatattccattgtatggatcaccacattttctttatccattcatctgtcaatggacatttaggttgcttccatatcttggctattgtgaataatgcttcagtgaacatgggaatgcagacatctctttgggatcctgatttcaattcttttggatatatgcccagaagtgggattgctggatcatgcaGAGCATGCATTTTAGAGTCATGCAGAGCTGAGTTCAAGCCCTGGTTCTGCCAGTGCTAGCTAAGCTGTGCATCATTGGGCAAGTGACTTTATCTCTCTGGGCCTAGTGTCTTCAattgtaaaactggaaaaaattttgTGTCTCATGGTCTCTTGGGGGTATTAAGTCAGCTAAAGGGTTaaatagcacagtgcctggcacttgatTCAATACGTGGAGCTGATGTTATTATTACATCGATAGGGTCATGGAGAGATGGCATCTAAGGTCTGAAGTGCATCAGGTTAAGAGAGGGTTTGGGGAAGTGAGTCCTAGGTAGTGAGTTCTGGCACGTGCAAAGGGCCAGAAGTAGGAGAGTGATTTGAGTGGTGTGCGATGGGGATAAGGGAGTCAGCCCATGCAGGCTCATGGATGCCAGCCCAAAGCTTTATCCTGAAAGCAACGGAGTATTATGAAGACAAGAAACCAGAGTAGCTTGTTAGAACTAGATCGATCTGGCAGGGGTGAAGAGTTTGGATGGGAGGTAGAGTGGAGACAAAGAGGCCCATGGAATTACCCAAGTGAGAGATGGTGGGAGGTTTGGGTTGGagtgctggctttgaagatggagaggcAATGAATGCATACAAGACATAGACAATAGAAGGAATAGGCATTGGCCGTACTTTGAATATGGACAAGATGGAGAAGAGGGGGCGAGCCTAGACTTTTGACTCATACAACTGGATAGAAGGTGGAGGCATTTACGGATTGGGGATCCTGGAAGATCATAGGCCAGCTTGGGATATGTGGACTTTCCAGGTGCCATTGAAGTGACCATGTGGGAATATTGAGTCGATTCTGTAGCTATGAAAGCTCTTTGGCTGGGATGGAAATTTGAGAGTTGTTGCTATATTTATAGAATGAACGTTTTGGGCAAGGATGAGATCTCTTAGAAAAACAAGTAACAAGGTAGCAGAAAAGAGGGTCTGAGATGAAGCCCTGAGGAACTCCAATATATGTAGTTTCCGTGGGAGGTCAGGTATGCCCAAAACCCTGCGAAGTGGCagccagacaggaaggaggaaagtcGGATTCCAACGACTCTGTTTCGAGAAGGAAGTCGTGGTCATTGGTGTCCGGTACTGCTGAGAGTCAGTTGAGAtggaactgaaaatatttaccGGATTTTGAATCATCAGAATCACGAGTGATTTTATAAGAGCTGCTTTCAGGGGCGTGAGTGGATCAAGTTGCATCAGAGTGGTCTGAGAAACTAGTGACAAGTGAAGAATTTGAGATTGCCTATAGAGAcagttttataaaaaaaatagttaatatttggaaacaatttcagatttaaagaaaagttgcTTGAGTGACAAGAGTACCAAGAACACCCCGATATCCTTTATCCAGATTCACcagttgttaatattttgccCCGTTTGCTCTGTCATTTGctgtctccccttccttcctcccaccatGTTGTGAATGTAAATTGGAATCGTTCATTTAAGATGAGTTAGGCAAGATGAGGATGACTAAGAATGAAAGCAGAGGGAAGCACAACCTGAGAGGCTGGGGCAGTTCTAGGAAATTCCAAATGTAGCATGAGTGGATTCGAGAAATGGGAGGAAGTTTTGGGGCATTTATCAAGGTGATTACATAGAAAAAGACATGGAAGGTGGGTGAATTCGCTTTACCCTATTCTCTGGTCCATCTTTTAAACAGATCCAACGATATATTTCACCCTCAGGCTAAATCAGTGGATATAAAATGTCAGGTTACCAGTATTCCTCTCCTGAGTCAAGTTCTAGTAAATAGCACAGAGGAGAGAACTGGaattttcaaacacaaaaatGAGCAGACAACAAAGTATTGCCAGGCGTGTGACGAAATCAACACCATGAACGAGACATTCCGAACTCCACAACCGCAGAAAAGAACCGATACCTGAAGAAACAGAGCTAATACAACAAACAAAAGACCCCAGAATAGATTTAACTCATTTCCCTAGAAaggttttatattattttaggtTGAGAGATATTTAAAAGCACCAATAATAAAATCTGTTAGGACACTCCTTGAAATCTGAGTAAAATCCTCCATTATCAAGCTTTCAGGGACATTATGAAAGTTTAAAGATTAAATACCGTTGCTCATTAAAGTTTAAAGATGTCAAATGTGCAAAGGAGTTGACTCGCCAGAGAGAGATTAAAGAATactttttcattcactcatttatttattcaacacatgTTTACTGAAGGTTTTTAATGTGCCAGCATTTTTGTAGGTGCTGGCAATAAGGGTAAAGAAGAGAGACTTggggggccagctcagtggccgagtggttaagctcatgtgctccacttcagtggcccgggtttggatcctgggcacagacctacacaccgctcatcaaaccacgctgtgggggctctcacatagaagaaccagaaggacttacaactaagatatacaactatgtactggggctttggggaggaaacagatgttagctcagggcctatctttatcaccacaaaaaaaaaaaaaaaaaaaggaagaaagacttgGTGTTCTCAGGTGGTTTAATTCTGGAGTTGGTAAGCTGTAgcccattttctgtttttgtaagtGAAGGTTCATTAGAACACAGCCCTgatcatttgtttatatattttctgtaGTTGCTTTCAAGCTACAGCGGCAAAGTCGAGTAGC
The Equus caballus isolate H_3958 breed thoroughbred chromosome 7, TB-T2T, whole genome shotgun sequence genome window above contains:
- the TNFSF9 gene encoding tumor necrosis factor ligand superfamily member 9 produces the protein MVSNTSANPDPEAQRSPAPPGRAWRSLPWALSAALLLFAGACAFCAVRAWALPGAPASSGPSPGPAPSSRLPEVPELPPDASARLPNTLQGVFAQLVAQDVRLTKGLLRWHSDPGLAGVSLAPGLSYDESTQELVVAEAGVYYVFLHLELQRVVASAGSGSVSAALRLKPPRTGAAALAMTLDLPPPSSGARDSRAVGFRGSLLHLGAGQRLSVHLLNVHLPAAAGAPPTWQLVQGATFLGLFRVAPAGLPSPLPT